From a region of the Oncorhynchus keta strain PuntledgeMale-10-30-2019 chromosome 13, Oket_V2, whole genome shotgun sequence genome:
- the LOC118391950 gene encoding CD276 antigen-like, translated as MAMNWKSCLTFAVSFLVFKLSHLTEFETTVPSETQLAILGQHIVLDCSFPVDKQWDRTRCQIEWKFDMVVVHSFYYGQDHLNDQSSHYVNRTSLYHSDIQKGNASLRLERATLGDEGNYTCTVHTEMGPKRTSVSLKLAAFYREPRLKFSTSACGVELLLTTEGYPRPSVQWLTVSGEDVGDDTVTHISQDTQGLYTVSSTVSLQGAVNKTLTFVLKNEALGQEIRRNITLLSGNSVDVSPGVYQERWWFVITVLAVMLKYLLCN; from the exons ATGGCTATGAACTGGAAATCCTGTCTCACTTTTGCCGTTTCATTTCTGGTCTTCAAGTTATCCCACTTAA CGGAGTTTGAGACCACTGTTCCCAGTGAGACGCAGCTTGCCATCCTGGGGCAACATATAGTCCTAGACTGCAGCTTCCCTGTGGACAAACAATGGGATCGAACGCGGTGCCAGATTGAATGGAAGTTCGACATGGTGGTGGTCCACAGTTTCTACTATGGCCAGGACCACCTGAACGACCAGAGCAGTCACTATGTCAACAGAACCAGCCTGTACCACTCTGATATACAGAAGGGGAACGCTTCTCTCAGGCTGGAACGTGCCACTCTGGGAGATGAGGGAAACTATACCTGCACTGTGCACACAGAAATGGGCCCAAAGAGGACATCTGTATCCCTTAAATTAGCAG CATTCTACCGTGAGCCTCGCCTGAAGTTCTCAACCTCTGCCTGTGGCGTGGAGCTACTCTTGACCACAGAGGGGTACCCCCGACCCTCAGTGCAGTGGCTGACTGTCAGTGGCGAGGACGTCGGCGACgacacagtcacacacatctCCCAGGACACACAGGGCCTATACACTGTTTCGAGCACAGTATCCCTGCAAGGAGCGGTCAATAAGACCCTGACGTTTGTCTTAAAGAACGAGGCCCTGGGACAGGAGATCAGGAGAAACATCACACTTCTCTCAG GAAATAGTGTTGATGTGTCACCTGGGGTTTACCAAGAGAGATGGTGGTTTGTTATTACTGTCCTGGCTGTGATGCTAAAATACTTGTTGTGTAACTAA